Within the Polaribacter pectinis genome, the region GAATTTGGGGAACGTTCTTTTGCGTATTTCCTCGCAATCTTTAAAAGTACTTTTTTTGGCAACTTATCAGTATCAGATTTATGGAAACTTACTATTTCATGATAAGCACGGTTTGCATTACTTCTCTGAACCTTTCTTTTCAATTCATTAGATTCAAATTGTTTAACCATATTTTGAATTCTCTTTTCCAAAATTTGCTCTTGTTTTACTAAATCTGTTTTTGCCTCTTGCATCTGTTTATCAAAATTTCTATCTCCTTTGATAAATTTATTCATAATAAAACCCAATTCTTTCTGGTTCTCTTTCGTTAGAATATATCTGATGGTATTCTCAAGTGCCTTTTTGGATTTTATTGATTTGCTTTTAATAATCATAATTTAAGATTTTAG harbors:
- a CDS encoding relaxase/mobilization nuclease domain-containing protein; its protein translation is MIIKSKSIKSKKALENTIRYILTKENQKELGFIMNKFIKGDRNFDKQMQEAKTDLVKQEQILEKRIQNMVKQFESNELKRKVQRSNANRAYHEIVSFHKSDTDKLPKKVLLKIARKYAKERSPNSMVISTMHSDKDHLHIHNVISALEFATGKPVRLSRKEFKDVKIRMEQFQEKELGLEHSKVNHSKKKRTDVTA